GATCTTGGTTTGTCTGGTTTTACCGTTACCGAAGAGCGCAAGAAGTCCATTAATTTCACCGACAAGTTGGTGGACAATAAGGTTGTGGTCATGGTTCGCAGCGATATCAAGCCCAGCGAACTGGATAACAAGGTTTTTGCGGTTAGCGATCTTGGCAAGAAGAAGGTGGGTGTTCAGATTGGTAATACTGCCGATATTTATGCTTCCGAATATGGTGGTGATACCAACAAGATTGATGTGGAACGTTACACCAAGTTGGCTGATGCGGTCCAGGCTCTCAAGCAGGGCAAGATTGACGCTGTGCTGCTGGATGACCAGCCGGCTATTTATTTCGTAAAGCAGAATCCTACGCTGCGCGTTTTGGATGAAGCTTTCGTTGAAGAAACTTATGCAGGTGTCATTGCCAAGGGCCGCGAAGGCTTGTTGGATACCTTCAATGTGGTGTTGAAGGAGATGCATGAAAATGGCACCTTCGATTCTTTGATGAACACTTACATCAATGGAACCGGTTCTTTCCATTACGCACAAAAGGTGACGGAAGGGGAGAAGTTGGTGCTGGCCACTAACGCCCAGTTCCCGCCCTACGAATATCACGAAGGTGATAAGATTGCTGGCCTGGAAATTGAACTGGCTTACTACCTGGCCGACAAGATGGGCCGTGTGCTGGAAATTCAGGACATTGAATTTGATGCTGTGATTAACGCAGTAAGTTCCGGCAAGGCTGACATTGGTTTGTCTGGCTTTACCGTCACCGAAGAACGCAAGAAGTCCATTAACTTCACCGATAAGCTGGTGGATAACCGCGTGGTGATTCTGGTCCGTACCGGCATGAAGGAAGCGGATCAGGAAACTTTCGTGGAAAAGTTCCAGAAGAATTTCATTAAGGACAATCGCTGGAAGTACATCGCCGAAGGTCTTCGCAATACTTTGATTATCGCCCTTTGCGCAGCTCTCTTGGGTATTCTCATTGGCTTCTTAGTGGCCATGGTCCGTGTGAACCACGAGTTTAACGGCAAGTACAAAATTGCTAACTGGATTTGCAAGGCTTACCTGGCGGTGATTCGCGGTACGCCTATGATGGTCCAGCTGTTGATCATCTACTACATCGTTTTTTCTTCTGTGAACATCAATAAGCTGCTGGTGGCAATCATCGCCTTCGGTATTAACTCCGGCGCTTACGTTTCTGAAATTATTCGCGGTGGCATTAAGGCTGTGGATCCGGGCCAGATTGAAGCTGGCCGCAGCCTTGGCCTGAAGTTTAAGACGGTGATGATTCATGTGGTTTATCCCCAGGCTTTCAAGAATTCTCTGCCGGCGTTGACTAACGAATTTATTTCCCTCATTAAGGAAACTTCGATTTGCGGCTACATCGGT
This sequence is a window from Fibrobacter sp. UWEL. Protein-coding genes within it:
- a CDS encoding ABC transporter permease subunit (The N-terminal region of this protein, as described by TIGR01726, is a three transmembrane segment that identifies a subfamily of ABC transporter permease subunits, which specificities that include histidine, arginine, glutamine, glutamate, L-cystine (sic), the opines (in Agrobacterium) octopine and nopaline, etc.), whose translation is MIRNVFKMVMAAALALSAMVLVGCNENDPLANRVNKVSDLGKKKVGVQIGNTADIYASEYGGDTAKIDVERYTKLADAVQALKQGKIDAVLLDDQPAIYFVKQNPTLRVLDEAFVEETYAGVIAKGREGLLDTFNVVLKEMHDNGIFDSLMNTYINGTGEYHYAQKVTEGEKLVLATNAQFPPYEYHEGDKIVGLEIELAYYLADKMGRVLEIQDIEFDAVINAVSSGKADLGLSGFTVTEERKKSINFTDKLVDNKVVVMVRSDIKPSELDNKVFAVSDLGKKKVGVQIGNTADIYASEYGGDTNKIDVERYTKLADAVQALKQGKIDAVLLDDQPAIYFVKQNPTLRVLDEAFVEETYAGVIAKGREGLLDTFNVVLKEMHENGTFDSLMNTYINGTGSFHYAQKVTEGEKLVLATNAQFPPYEYHEGDKIAGLEIELAYYLADKMGRVLEIQDIEFDAVINAVSSGKADIGLSGFTVTEERKKSINFTDKLVDNRVVILVRTGMKEADQETFVEKFQKNFIKDNRWKYIAEGLRNTLIIALCAALLGILIGFLVAMVRVNHEFNGKYKIANWICKAYLAVIRGTPMMVQLLIIYYIVFSSVNINKLLVAIIAFGINSGAYVSEIIRGGIKAVDPGQIEAGRSLGLKFKTVMIHVVYPQAFKNSLPALTNEFISLIKETSICGYIGLTDLTRGGDIIRSLTYEAMFPLISVAIVYFIIVAGLSTCVARLEKKLKKNER